The sequence below is a genomic window from Flagellimonas marinaquae.
CTGGTTCCGGGACTACGTGGCAAATGGATATACAATTTTGCGAGCATTGTGGCTTTTGCCAGTATTATGATGACCTATTTTGGCGTAAATTTCTACTTGGTCGGACTGCATAGTTACGCCAGTGGGGACCAAGTAATAACCCCAAGCTTTGTATGGTATACAGTACTCGGGGTCTTTATTTTAGGTGGAATTAGTTTTTGGAGGTACAAAGTACATTATGCCAAAAAGTAGGCTATTGTTCCATTAATAACTTCATAATCTCTTCTGCGGCCACCTTGCCCTTTTCCTTTAGGAAAGGTCTAGAGGTATTATCGCCCAGTTCAAAAACTATGGATGGCATATTGTGGTGCACATAAAAGTATTTGCTGGATACCATGGTCGGGGCAATTTCATCGGAAGCACTTACATTGGTTTTCTTTTGAGGTAATCTATCTCCGATCCTTTCGATCCAATCAAAGATTATTTTGCCTTTTTTACCGGTAACCGTTGTATCAATGGGATAATAAATGTCGTCCCAAGTGGAATGGAAGTCTGCGCCAAAGACAAAATCATATTCTTTGTCTTTATCCACAAGAAAATTGCGGACATTCCGAGTTTCGGGTTGATTAAAATTTTGCCAATCCCTATTAAGGTCGATTCCGCCCATGTTGTGCCGCCAATGACCGTTATCTGCTCCATCAGGATTCATTAATGGCACAACAAAAATGGTATGTCCCTTTCTAAAATTTTTAGCCAGTTCAGAATCATTGGAGATGGTTTCTATAAAGGATTTCATGGCCAAAAATCCAGTAACCTCTGGTGGATGTTGCCTCGATATGATCATTAATGCTTTTTTAGTGGCAGTATTTTCGTTGATTTCCATTAAATGCATGGTTCTTTTCTCCTTGGAAAGCCCAATGGGATAATTGTCAATGAAGCTCTTTTGGCTCAACGAATCCACCCATTCCTTCACTACGGCAGATGTATATAGCTCCTGAGCGGTCACCCAAGTAGGTTTTTCGTTGACACTAATGGTAAGCTCGGCAGATTCTGGTGCGGCTTTAATGCCAAACTCGCCTTCACCCGGATTAATTGCTTTAAAACGGGTACTGTCCAAAGGCTTAAAGTTTTTACCATCAGTACTTATTTTTGGGTAATATCTGCTTCGGGAATCTTGGTAATTGATCTGTACGGTAATCTCCTTCGCCTCTTTGGACCAAACCTGAAAGGCGTACCAGGGACTCACATTAATGGGGGTATTTTCTGCTGTTATCCAAACGGTATAGTGATCATTGCCATCGTAGG
It includes:
- a CDS encoding M14 family metallopeptidase translates to MRIKLLITIGTLSSLVLLSSCKKSPETIESKEKTGYQGQGKSPVVPTVDKPIQKQWRGVWAFNDSTTFFSNKFDGARLNGVAYDGNDHYTVWITAENTPINVSPWYAFQVWSKEAKEITVQINYQDSRSRYYPKISTDGKNFKPLDSTRFKAINPGEGEFGIKAAPESAELTISVNEKPTWVTAQELYTSAVVKEWVDSLSQKSFIDNYPIGLSKEKRTMHLMEINENTATKKALMIISRQHPPEVTGFLAMKSFIETISNDSELAKNFRKGHTIFVVPLMNPDGADNGHWRHNMGGIDLNRDWQNFNQPETRNVRNFLVDKDKEYDFVFGADFHSTWDDIYYPIDTTVTGKKGKIIFDWIERIGDRLPQKKTNVSASDEIAPTMVSSKYFYVHHNMPSIVFELGDNTSRPFLKEKGKVAAEEIMKLLMEQ